The Arctopsyche grandis isolate Sample6627 chromosome 10, ASM5162203v2, whole genome shotgun sequence genome window below encodes:
- the Ir21a gene encoding ionotropic receptor 21a yields MLSTVAIIFCFIRITSQETIYYGANVADNNNAKNINKRDVDPTFRGHPKTREEKWAMAFHGSMETFNQVPSLVNLLNMLAAKHLNDCATVILYDKVTENSDGFVIQQLMKSFPLAYVHGRITLNSTIAKSKILKTITDQCVNYILLMADVMASGDLLGLQATSKVIVVGKSSQWRVHEFLYSKASRNFVNLLVIAQSFRDDDTLETPYILYTHTLFIDGLGSSKPQVLTSWSKGKLARPHVNLFPPKITNGYAGHRFTVVAANQPPFVFKKVFRDYLGNPKVTWEGIEYRLINLLGHKNNFSVEIKEPEDLSVGSGDAVWTEVSSGHADIGMGGLYITPERIRTVDMSASHSHDCAVFISLTSTALPRYRAIMGPFHWTVWVTLTFTYLIGIFPLAFSDKHTLKHLVHNSGEVENMFWYVFGTFTNCFTFVGKNSWSKTTKVTTRLLIGWYWIFTIIITACYTGSIIAFVTLPVYPETVDTVKQLLDGHYRVGTLDRGGWEVWFTNSSDKQTNKLLKHLEFVPNVETGLANTTKAFFWPYVFLGSRYQLEYVVQSNFTMESSKRAVLHISDNCFAPFGVSLAFPKESVYTEKLNSGILTLMQTGIVSKLENDVKWKMQRSSTGKLLQASSGNSIRAATVDERGLSLGDTQGMFLLLAAGFVAAGAALLSEWLGGCGRMCRLRRKPPSARSNSSTATTINSSNYNLAPNPSPIDNDEELNTIYSASKRSVVSSDNKLPLINNGQSKDLFIVNVEESKDNMNVNDNVSIDSDKNVIATLEVAVDINQSIEMAKKTHSRRSSHIDWDGEISRVFQCVRDSNSDDEFVNKNNPIYIEEDDNHTHASSVEESLADLFGERINIM; encoded by the exons ATGTTGTCGACTGTTGCAATTATTTTCTGTTTCATTCGCATAACGTCTCAAGAGACTATATACTACGGAGCGAATGTAGCGGACaataataatgcaaaaaatatcaataaaagggATGTTGATCCTACTTTCAGGGGTCATCCCAAAACTAGAGAAGAAAAATGGGCGATGGCTTTCCACGGAAGTATGGAGACTTTCAACCAAGTGCCATCACTAGTCAATCTTTTGAACATGTTAGCTGCGAAACATTTGAACGATTGTGCAACAGTTATACTATATGACAAAGTGACAGAAAATAGTGACGGCTTCGTTATTCAACAGCTGATGAAAAGTTTCCCTCTGGCGTATGTTCACGGTAGAATCACACTAAATAGCACTATTGCGAAGAGCAAGATACTGAAGACCATTACTGATCAATGCGTCAACTATATACTGCTCATGGCAGATGTTATGGCATCAGGAGACTTGCTTGGATTACAGGCTACCAGTAAAGTCATAGTGGTTGGAAAATCGTCTCAGTGGAGGGTTCACGAATTTTTATACAGTAAAGCGTCTAGGAATTTTGTTAACCTCTTAGTGATAGCACAGTCATTCAGAGACGATGATACATTG GAGACTCCTTATATTTTGTACACTCACACTCTGTTCATCGATGGCTTGGGTTCTAGCAAGCCTCAAGTTTTAACATCATGGTCCAAAGGCAAGTTGGCACGTCCTCATGTAAATCTATTTCCGCCAAAAATAACTAATGGATATGCTGGTCATAGATTCACAGTAGTAGCAGCTAACCAACCACCATTTGTATTCAAAAA agttTTCCGGGACTATCTTGGCAATCCAAAAGTAACTTGGGAAGGTATTGAATATCGATTAATAAATTTGCTtggacataaaaataatttttcagttgaaataaAAGAACCAGAAGATCTTTCAGTTGG atCAGGTGATGCGGTTTGGACAGAGGTTAGTTCCGGTCATGCAGATATTGGAATGGGAGGTTTATATATCACTCCTGAACGAATACGTACTGTAGACATGTCAGCGAGCCATTCTCACGATTGTGCTGTTTTTATATCCCTCACATCTACGGCTTTACCAAG gtATCGAGCAATTATGGGTCCCTTCCATTGGACAGTATGGGTAACACTGACATTCACATATCTCATTGGAATATTTCCATTGGCTTTCTCCGACAAACATACGTTGAAACATTTAGTGCATAATTCAGGAGAAGTTGAGAATATGTTCTGGTATGTTTTTGGCACATTCACTAATTGTTTTACGTTCGTTGGAAAAAATTCGTGGAGCAAAACTACTAAAGTTACTACGAGATTGCTTATAG gGTGGTATTGGATATTTACTATAATAATAACTGCTTGCTACACCGGGTCAATTATTGCATTCGTCACTTTGCCTGTTTATCCGGAGACTGTAGATACCGTTAAACAGTTGCTTGATGGTCATTACAGAGTTGGTACATTAG atagagGTGGATGGGAAGTATGGTTTACAAATTCTTCTGACAAACAAACTAATAAATTgttaaaacatttggaattcGTACCAAACGTGGAGACAGGACTGGCTAATACAACCAAAGCATTCTTCTGGCCATATGTCTTTTTAGGTTCACGATATCAACTTGAATATGTGGTTCAGTCTAATTTTACTATGGA ATCATCCAAAAGAGCAGTACTTCATATAAGTGATAATTGTTTTGCACCATTTGGCGTTTCATTGGCGTTTCCTAAAGAGTCTGTTTATACTGAAAAATTAAACTCAGGAATCCTTACACTGATGCAAACTGGCATAGTGTCGAAATTAGAAAATGATGTGAAGTGGAAAATGCAAAGAAGTTCTACTGGAAAGCTTTTGCag GCTAGTAGTGGTAATTCAATACGAGCAGCCACAGTTGATGAACGAGGATTATCTCTTGGTGATACTCAAGGTATGTTCTTGCTCTTAGCAGCTGGTTTTGTGGCAGCGGGTGCAGCTTTGCTTTCTGAATGGCTCGGTGGGTGTGGGCGTATGTGCCGTCTTCGCAGAAAGCCACCATCGGCAAGATCAAATTCATCTACAGCAACCACCATCAATTCCTCAAATTATAATTTAGCTCCCAATCCCAGCCCCATTGATAATGATGAAGAATTAAACACAATTTACTCAGCATCCAAAAGATCGGTAGTAAGCAGTGATAATAAATTACCATTGATAAATAATGGCCAGTCCAAAGATTTGTTTATCGTAAATGTTGAAGAATCAAAAGATAACATGAATGTAAACGATAATGTCAGTATTGATTCTGATAAAAACGTCATTGCAACTTTGGAAGTTGCAGTTGACATAAACCAAAGTATTGAAATGGCGAAAAAGACACATTCACGACGTTCCAGTCACATTGACTGGGATGGTGAGATTAGCAGGGTTTTTCAGTGCGTACGAGATTCAAATTCTGATGACGAATTCGTCAACAAAAATAATCCAATTTATATTGAAGAAGACGACAATCACACACACGCTTCTTCCGTTGAAGAATCATTAGCAGATTTATTTGgtgaaagaataaatataatgtag
- the LOC143917606 gene encoding myocyte-specific enhancer factor 2-like isoform X2 → MGRKKIQISRITDERNRQVTFNKRKFGVMKKAYELSVLCDCEIALIIFSSNNKLYQYASTDMDKVLLKYTEYNEPHESLTNRNIIEKEHKNGVMSPDSPEQEAEYSLTPRTEAKYTKIDEEFQMMMQRNQVNGGRGAVAGGYSMPVSVPVGGYNDPALLQASPQMHSSISPRPSSSETDSVYPSGGMLEMSNGYPGSTSPLGGGATPSPSPGPAPSPHPSMSGRHHKPHHSPPAARSHNNLRVLIPQTMPPPPDDLSYSETPSLGYGSLAGFGPQDFSMASDMGLGLSWGSHQLQATLQHSSLPQLSVSGGTPPPSVGTGHSEGSPSPAPPVRIKAEPVSPPRIDPPRHPHSHPHSHPHHSSHSHHLTPHHAHLSQQNNDGSVSSSSLASPMGVGGEMRGNGGSNGEYEQPTHAKRPRISEGWAA, encoded by the exons ATGGGTCGTAAGAAAATACAAATTTCCCGGATCACGGATGAACGGAACCGTCAG GTGACGTTCAACAAACGCAAATTTGGTGTGATGAAGAAAGCATACGAGCTGAGTGTCCTCTGCGATTGTGAAATTGCACTTATAATATTCAGTTCCAACAACAAATTATACCAATATGCCAGTACAGATATGGATAAG GTCTTACTCAAGTATACTGAATATAACGAACCACACGAGTCGCTGACGAACCGCAACATAATTGAG AAGGAGCATAAGAACGGAGTGATGTCTCCCGACAGTCCGGAGCAGGAAGCCGAATACAGTTTGACACCTAGAACGGAAGCCAAATATACCAAAATTGATGAAGAATTTCAAATGATGATGCAAAGAAACCAAGTAAACGGTGGACGAGGAGCTGTCGCCGGTGGTTACTCGATGCCAGTTAGTGTTCCAGTCGGAGGCTACAACGACCCTGCTTTATTGCAAGCCAGTCCTCAAATGCACTCTTCTATTAGTCCTCGACCTTCTTCTTCAGAAACTGATTCAG TTTATCCTAGTGGAGGAATGTTGGAAATGTCGAATGGATATCCGGGATCTACGTCGCCACTTGGCGGAGGTGCTACACCTTCACCGTCTCCGGGACCAGCACCGTCACCACATCCTTCGATGAGTGGACGCCATCACAAGCCTCACCATTCACCACCCGCAGCTCGCTCTCATAACAATTTACGCGTCCTTATACCACAGACAATGCCACCTCCTCCGGATGATCTATCTTACTCTGAG aCACCTTCATTAGGCTATGGTAGTCTTGCTGGTTTTGGACCTCAAGATTTTAGTATGGCATCTGATATGGGCTTAGGATTATCATGGGGATCACATCAATTACAAGCAACATTACAGCATAGCAG tttacCTCAACTTTCGGTATCCGGGGGAACACCTCCGCCAAGTGTCGGAACTGGTCATTCAGAAGGAAGTCCATCACCGGCACCACCTGTCCGCATAAAGGCAGAGCCTGTATCACCGCCTCGAATCGATCCACCTCGGCATCCGCATTCCCATCCCCACTCACACCCACATCACTCGTCTCATTCGCACCATTTAACACCCCACCATGCACATTTATCACAACAAAATAATGACG gaTCGGTGTCGTCGTCAAGTTTAGCATCGCCGATGGGAGTCGGCGGTGAAATGAGGGGCAACGGTGGAAGTAACGGCGAATACGAACAACCCACTCACGCTAAACGACCTCGTATTTCCGAAGGTTGGGCCGCATAG
- the LOC143917606 gene encoding myocyte-specific enhancer factor 2-like isoform X1 gives MGRKKIQISRITDERNRQVTFNKRKFGVMKKAYELSVLCDCEIALIIFSSNNKLYQYASTDMDKVLLKYTEYNEPHESLTNRNIIEALTKKEHKNGVMSPDSPEQEAEYSLTPRTEAKYTKIDEEFQMMMQRNQVNGGRGAVAGGYSMPVSVPVGGYNDPALLQASPQMHSSISPRPSSSETDSVYPSGGMLEMSNGYPGSTSPLGGGATPSPSPGPAPSPHPSMSGRHHKPHHSPPAARSHNNLRVLIPQTMPPPPDDLSYSETPSLGYGSLAGFGPQDFSMASDMGLGLSWGSHQLQATLQHSSLPQLSVSGGTPPPSVGTGHSEGSPSPAPPVRIKAEPVSPPRIDPPRHPHSHPHSHPHHSSHSHHLTPHHAHLSQQNNDGSVSSSSLASPMGVGGEMRGNGGSNGEYEQPTHAKRPRISEGWAA, from the exons ATGGGTCGTAAGAAAATACAAATTTCCCGGATCACGGATGAACGGAACCGTCAG GTGACGTTCAACAAACGCAAATTTGGTGTGATGAAGAAAGCATACGAGCTGAGTGTCCTCTGCGATTGTGAAATTGCACTTATAATATTCAGTTCCAACAACAAATTATACCAATATGCCAGTACAGATATGGATAAG GTCTTACTCAAGTATACTGAATATAACGAACCACACGAGTCGCTGACGAACCGCAACATAATTGAG GCACTCACAAAGAAGGAGCATAAGAACGGAGTGATGTCTCCCGACAGTCCGGAGCAGGAAGCCGAATACAGTTTGACACCTAGAACGGAAGCCAAATATACCAAAATTGATGAAGAATTTCAAATGATGATGCAAAGAAACCAAGTAAACGGTGGACGAGGAGCTGTCGCCGGTGGTTACTCGATGCCAGTTAGTGTTCCAGTCGGAGGCTACAACGACCCTGCTTTATTGCAAGCCAGTCCTCAAATGCACTCTTCTATTAGTCCTCGACCTTCTTCTTCAGAAACTGATTCAG TTTATCCTAGTGGAGGAATGTTGGAAATGTCGAATGGATATCCGGGATCTACGTCGCCACTTGGCGGAGGTGCTACACCTTCACCGTCTCCGGGACCAGCACCGTCACCACATCCTTCGATGAGTGGACGCCATCACAAGCCTCACCATTCACCACCCGCAGCTCGCTCTCATAACAATTTACGCGTCCTTATACCACAGACAATGCCACCTCCTCCGGATGATCTATCTTACTCTGAG aCACCTTCATTAGGCTATGGTAGTCTTGCTGGTTTTGGACCTCAAGATTTTAGTATGGCATCTGATATGGGCTTAGGATTATCATGGGGATCACATCAATTACAAGCAACATTACAGCATAGCAG tttacCTCAACTTTCGGTATCCGGGGGAACACCTCCGCCAAGTGTCGGAACTGGTCATTCAGAAGGAAGTCCATCACCGGCACCACCTGTCCGCATAAAGGCAGAGCCTGTATCACCGCCTCGAATCGATCCACCTCGGCATCCGCATTCCCATCCCCACTCACACCCACATCACTCGTCTCATTCGCACCATTTAACACCCCACCATGCACATTTATCACAACAAAATAATGACG gaTCGGTGTCGTCGTCAAGTTTAGCATCGCCGATGGGAGTCGGCGGTGAAATGAGGGGCAACGGTGGAAGTAACGGCGAATACGAACAACCCACTCACGCTAAACGACCTCGTATTTCCGAAGGTTGGGCCGCATAG